In one window of Miscanthus floridulus cultivar M001 chromosome 12, ASM1932011v1, whole genome shotgun sequence DNA:
- the LOC136496278 gene encoding uncharacterized mitochondrial protein AtMg00810-like, whose protein sequence is MTSEFEMSDLGLLSFYLGIEVDQHKDFVTLKQSSYAKKVLSQFGMEDCNPTKIPMDLGAKLDEDKGGERVDATEYRRVIGLRYLLHTRPDLSFSVGMASRYMEKSIMKHQRAVKQILRYLKGTMNLGLVYTQGGKEEEIVGYTDSDLAGDLVGRRSTTGMSLET, encoded by the coding sequence ATGACCTCAGAGTTTGAGATGAGTGATTTGGGGCTACTTTCATTCTATCTTGGGATTGAGGTTGATCAGCATAAAGATTTTGTCACACTCAAACAGTCTAGCTATGCCAAGAAAGTATTGAGTCAGTTTGGTATGGAGGATTGCAATCCTACCAAGATCCCAATGGATCTAGGAGCTAAACTAGATGAAGATAAGGGTGGAGAAAGAGTTGATGCCACTGAGTACAGGAGGGTCATTGGTTTGAGATATTTGTTGCATACCAGGCCTGATCTGTCTTTCTCAGTTGGGATGGCCAGTAGGTACATGGAGAAGTCTATTATGAAGCATCAAAGAGCAGTAAAGCAGATACTGAGATATTTAAAGGGAACTATGAATCTTGGGTTGGTGTATACTCAAGGTGGAAAGGAGGAAGAAATAGTGGGATACACTGATAGTGATTTGGCTGGTGATCTAGTTGGGAGAAGAAGCACAACAGGTATGAGCTTAGAGACATAA
- the LOC136497932 gene encoding WAT1-related protein At1g68170-like: MGGGGGCDVAKPVAAMVVIQVMSAGVNIFYKLAVSDGMDMRVLVAYRYLFASAFLAPLAYFIERKKRTKLTWRVLVISFICGLTGGSLAQNLYISGMKLTSATFASATTNLIPGVTFVLALIFRYERLAIRASSGQAKVAGTLLGVAGAMLLTFYKGADITPWHSHVNLVASSGASAAAHHQPPVLEADANRVVGSLLCISSCVFYALWLILQAKLSKDYPFHYSSTALMCVMSTLQSVAFALCTHRDVAQWRLGLDVRLLSVAYSGVLASGVMLVVLSWCVKKRGPLFASVFNPLMLLVVAVLSSLLLGEKLYLGSALGAVLIVVGLYAVLWGKGHEADNEVTTKVSELPLPIVTTDGDDDDDGTRGATVNVVVVQQAKTSDHDSSKQQRTTTTR; the protein is encoded by the exons atgggaggcggcggcggatgcGATGTGGCGAAGCCGGTGGCGGCGATGGTGGTGATCCAGGTGATGTCTGCGGGCGTCAACATATTCTACAAGCTGGCGGTGTCGGACGGCATGGACATGAGGGTGCTCGTCGCCTACCGCTACCTCTTCGCCTCCGCCTTCCTCGCGCCCCTCGCCTACTTCATCGAGAG GAAGAAACGAACAAAGTTGACGTGGAGAGTGTTGGTGATATCTTTCATATGTGGCCTCACCGG GGGCTCGCTGGCGCAGAACCTGTACATCTCCGGCATGAAGCTGACCTCGGCCACCttcgcctccgccaccaccaacCTCATCCCGGGGGTCACCTTCGTGCTGGCGCTCATCTTCCGCTACGAGCGCCTCGCCATCCGCGCCTCCTCGGGGCAGGCCAAGGTGGCCGGCACCCTGCTGGGCGTCGCCGGCGCCATGCTGCTCACCTTCTACAAGGGCGCAGACATCACACCCTGGCACAGCCACGTcaacctcgtcgcctcctccggcgcctccgccgccgcgcaCCACCAGCCGCCGGTCCTGGAGGCCGACGCCAACCGCGTCGTGGGCTCGCTGCTCTGCATCAGCAGCTGCGTCTTCTACGCGCTCTGGCTCATCCTGCAGGCCAAGCTCAGCAAGGACTACCCGTTCCACTACTCCAGCACGGCGCTCATGTGCGTCATGAGCACGCTGCAGTCCGTCGCCTTCGCGCTCTGCACCCACCGCGACGTCGCGCAGTGGCGCCTAGGCCTCGACGTCCGCCTCCTCTCCGTCGCCTACTCGGGCGTCCTCGCCTCGGGGGTCATGCTCGTCGTGCTCTCCTGGTGCGTCAAGAAGCGGGGACCGCTCTTCGCGTCCGTCTTCAACCCGCTCATGCTGCTGGTGGTGGCCGTCCTCAGCTCGCTGCTGCTGGGCGAGAAGCTCTACCTCGGCAGCGCACTCGGCGCCGTGCTCATCGTCGTGGGGCTCTACGCCGTGCTCTGGGGGAAGGGGCACGAGGCGGACAACGAGGTCACCACCAAGGTCAGCGAGCTGCCCCTGCCCATCGTCACTACCGAcggcgacgacgatgatgacggcACGCGCGGCGCCACCGTCAACGTGGTCGTCGTGCAGCAAGCTAAGACGTCCGATCACGATTCGTCGAAGCAGcagcggacgacgacgacgagatgA